The Pseudoxanthobacter soli DSM 19599 genome contains a region encoding:
- the dut gene encoding dUTP diphosphatase — translation MVSVAVLRLPHGSDLPLPAAATAGAAGLDLPAAVPADAPVVIAPGAYAMVPTGLAIALPEGFEAQVRPRSGLAAKHGVTVLNAPGTVDADYRGELKVILINHGREPFTVERGQRIAQMVVAAVAVPVLTEVSELPETVRGAGGFGSTGR, via the coding sequence ATGGTTTCCGTCGCCGTCCTCCGGCTGCCGCACGGCAGCGACCTGCCGCTCCCGGCCGCGGCGACGGCCGGTGCGGCGGGGCTCGACCTGCCAGCGGCGGTGCCTGCGGATGCGCCGGTGGTGATCGCGCCCGGTGCCTATGCCATGGTGCCGACGGGCCTCGCGATCGCCCTACCGGAAGGTTTCGAGGCACAGGTGCGGCCGCGCTCGGGACTCGCGGCCAAGCACGGCGTGACCGTGCTCAACGCGCCCGGAACCGTCGATGCCGACTATCGCGGCGAGCTCAAGGTGATCCTGATCAATCACGGCCGTGAGCCGTTCACGGTTGAACGCGGCCAGCGCATTGCCCAGATGGTGGTGGCGGCGGTCGCCGTGCCGGTTCTCACCGAGGTCTCCGAACTACCGGAGACGGTGCGCGGCGCCGGCGGGTTCGGGTCGACGGGCCGCTAG
- the coaBC gene encoding bifunctional phosphopantothenoylcysteine decarboxylase/phosphopantothenate--cysteine ligase CoaBC: MSAEQAAAFTGRRVLLIVGGGIAAYKSLDLVRRLKERGFTVRAIMTEAAKAFATPLAFGALTGERVFDDLFDLTAEHDIGHIRLARETDIVVVAPATADLLAKMAHGLAGDLATACLLATDKPVLVAPAMNPSMWSHPATQRNLAVLAADGVRVVGPNSGAMAERGESGVGRMSEPLEIVAAVESVLAPQRAGRLAGRKVLVTAGPTHEPIDPVRYIANRSSGRQGFAIAAAAAEEGADVVLVSGPVSLADPPGVNVVRVETAREMMAAVESALPVDAAVMTAAVADWRTEADSGHKIKKDGSGRPPALVLVENPDILATLGHHPSARPKLLVGFAAETDDLIANARAKLDRKGCDWIVANDVNPETGNMGGAFNTVRIVSRAGIEEWPRLAKEDVARRLVGRIADHFAGA, encoded by the coding sequence ATGTCGGCGGAGCAAGCGGCCGCATTCACCGGCCGGCGCGTGCTGCTTATCGTCGGCGGCGGCATCGCCGCCTACAAGTCGCTCGATCTTGTGCGGCGGCTGAAGGAACGCGGCTTTACCGTCCGTGCCATCATGACCGAGGCGGCCAAGGCTTTCGCCACGCCGCTGGCCTTCGGTGCGCTGACGGGCGAGCGGGTGTTCGACGACCTGTTCGACCTGACCGCCGAGCACGATATCGGCCACATCCGGCTGGCGCGCGAGACCGACATCGTCGTGGTCGCGCCGGCGACGGCCGATCTTCTCGCCAAGATGGCGCATGGCCTTGCCGGCGATCTCGCCACCGCCTGCCTGCTGGCGACCGACAAGCCGGTCCTGGTCGCGCCGGCGATGAACCCGAGCATGTGGTCGCACCCCGCGACGCAGCGCAATCTCGCCGTGCTCGCGGCCGACGGCGTGCGCGTGGTCGGACCGAACAGCGGGGCCATGGCGGAGCGGGGCGAATCCGGCGTCGGCCGCATGTCCGAGCCGCTTGAGATCGTCGCCGCGGTCGAAAGCGTGCTGGCACCGCAGCGTGCGGGCCGGCTCGCCGGCCGCAAGGTGCTCGTCACCGCCGGCCCGACCCATGAGCCCATCGATCCTGTGCGCTACATTGCCAACCGCTCGTCCGGGCGGCAGGGCTTCGCCATCGCCGCCGCTGCGGCGGAGGAGGGCGCCGACGTGGTGCTGGTGAGCGGGCCGGTTTCGCTCGCCGATCCGCCCGGTGTGAATGTGGTACGCGTCGAGACCGCCCGCGAGATGATGGCCGCGGTGGAAAGCGCCCTGCCGGTCGACGCCGCAGTGATGACCGCCGCCGTCGCCGACTGGCGGACGGAGGCCGACAGCGGCCACAAGATCAAGAAGGACGGCTCCGGCCGGCCGCCCGCTCTGGTTCTGGTCGAGAACCCGGACATCCTCGCGACCCTCGGCCATCATCCGTCGGCACGTCCGAAGCTTCTCGTCGGATTCGCGGCTGAGACCGACGATCTGATCGCCAATGCCCGCGCCAAGCTCGACCGCAAGGGCTGTGACTGGATCGTCGCCAACGACGTCAATCCGGAGACCGGGAATATGGGAGGCGCGTTCAACACCGTGCGCATCGTCTCCCGCGCCGGCATCGAGGAATGGCCGCGGCTCGCCAAGGAGGATGTGGCCCGCCGCCTGGTCGGACGCATCGCCGATCATTTCGCCGGCGCCTGA
- a CDS encoding penicillin-binding protein activator, whose amino-acid sequence MTRRTAFGVAFAGLAAACTTTTNQATQPTPAASATAGPPEEVLGTGTVPIALLLPLASPLGQSFRNAAALAVADFPQGNIRILVKDDGGSDAGARNAVQQAIGQGAQLILGPIFSAAVSGAASVARPANVPIIGFSTDVSVAGPGVYLLSFLPQQDVERIVTYAGSQGKRSMSALLPDSAYGLVVEAALREIAGRSGIRLLSVERYAANRSDLAQKAQSIASFGSQIDSLFVPEGGDAAAAIGTALSQSGLSGGRVQLLGSGQWDDPRVSSNPAFNGGWYPAPDKAGFQAFASRYNARYGAAPPRTASLAYDGATLAAGLVRSAGPQPFSEAVLTNRDGFIGVDGLFRFEPNGQNRRGLAVYEISGGTVQIRVPAPRSFAAAS is encoded by the coding sequence ATGACCCGCCGCACGGCTTTCGGCGTCGCCTTCGCCGGCCTCGCCGCAGCCTGCACGACCACCACGAACCAGGCCACGCAGCCCACACCGGCAGCCTCCGCAACGGCCGGCCCCCCGGAGGAAGTGCTCGGCACCGGCACCGTTCCGATCGCCCTGTTGCTGCCGCTCGCAAGCCCGCTCGGCCAGTCGTTCCGCAATGCAGCCGCGCTGGCGGTGGCGGACTTCCCGCAGGGCAACATCCGCATTCTCGTCAAGGACGATGGCGGCTCGGATGCCGGCGCGCGCAATGCCGTGCAGCAGGCCATCGGCCAGGGCGCGCAGCTGATCCTCGGTCCGATCTTCTCTGCCGCCGTGTCCGGCGCGGCCTCCGTCGCGCGTCCGGCCAATGTGCCGATCATCGGCTTCTCCACCGACGTTTCCGTCGCCGGGCCCGGCGTCTATTTGCTGAGCTTCCTGCCGCAGCAGGACGTGGAGCGGATCGTCACCTATGCCGGCAGCCAGGGAAAGCGGTCGATGTCGGCGCTGCTGCCGGATTCGGCCTACGGCCTCGTGGTGGAAGCCGCGCTGCGCGAGATTGCCGGCCGCTCCGGCATCCGGCTTCTCTCGGTCGAACGCTATGCCGCCAACCGGTCCGACCTCGCGCAGAAGGCGCAGTCGATCGCGAGCTTCGGGTCGCAGATCGATTCGCTGTTCGTGCCGGAAGGCGGCGATGCCGCCGCCGCGATCGGCACGGCGCTGTCGCAGAGCGGGCTTTCGGGCGGCCGCGTGCAGCTTCTCGGCAGCGGACAGTGGGACGACCCGCGCGTCAGCTCCAATCCCGCCTTCAACGGCGGCTGGTATCCGGCCCCGGACAAGGCCGGCTTCCAGGCATTCGCGTCGCGCTACAATGCGCGCTATGGCGCGGCGCCGCCGCGCACCGCCTCGCTCGCCTATGACGGCGCCACCCTCGCCGCAGGACTCGTGCGCAGCGCCGGCCCGCAGCCGTTCTCGGAAGCCGTGCTGACCAACCGCGACGGCTTCATCGGCGTCGACGGCCTGTTCCGGTTCGAGCCGAACGGCCAGAACCGGCGCGGCCTCGCCGTCTACGAGATCAGTGGCGGCACCGTCCAGATCCGGGTTCCGGCGCCGCGCAGCTTCGCGGCGGCGTCGTGA
- the rsmI gene encoding 16S rRNA (cytidine(1402)-2'-O)-methyltransferase — MPESEPRAEGAARSFAIAGRALSAPAAAPGLYVVATPIGNLGDITVRALETLSAADLVACEDTRVTRVLLDRYAIRTKLVAYHEHNAARMRPRLLEDLAEGRSIALVSDAGTPLISDPGYRLVVDAAAAGHRVVPIPGASALLSALVTAGLPTDAFLFAGFLAPKSAARRRRLAELARTPATLVFYESPRRLGECLADMAETLGADRQAAVARELTKLHETVVRGPLSELAAAFAGDPPRGEIVIAVGPPGEIAADPDDVDRLLAEALARLPVGAAASEVAKATGADRRALYRRALDLKGASEPDGGDDG, encoded by the coding sequence ATGCCTGAATCCGAACCCCGCGCCGAAGGCGCAGCGCGAAGCTTCGCCATTGCGGGCCGGGCTCTGTCGGCGCCGGCCGCCGCGCCGGGGCTCTATGTCGTCGCCACGCCGATCGGAAATCTCGGCGACATCACCGTGCGTGCGCTCGAAACTCTGTCGGCCGCCGACCTTGTCGCCTGCGAGGACACGCGGGTGACGCGCGTGCTGCTCGACCGCTACGCCATCCGGACGAAGCTCGTCGCCTATCACGAGCACAACGCCGCCCGGATGCGGCCGCGCCTTCTGGAGGACCTCGCGGAAGGCCGCTCCATCGCCCTCGTCAGCGATGCCGGCACGCCGCTCATTTCAGATCCCGGCTACCGGCTGGTGGTCGATGCGGCGGCAGCCGGCCATAGGGTCGTGCCGATTCCCGGCGCCTCGGCGCTGCTGTCGGCGCTGGTCACCGCCGGCCTGCCGACCGATGCTTTCCTGTTTGCCGGCTTCCTCGCGCCGAAATCCGCCGCCCGCCGCCGCCGGCTCGCCGAGCTCGCCCGCACTCCGGCGACGCTGGTGTTCTACGAATCGCCCCGCCGCCTCGGCGAATGCCTCGCCGACATGGCCGAGACGCTGGGAGCGGACCGGCAGGCCGCCGTCGCCCGCGAACTCACCAAGCTCCACGAGACCGTGGTTCGCGGCCCGCTCTCCGAACTCGCCGCCGCGTTTGCCGGCGACCCGCCGCGCGGCGAAATCGTGATTGCCGTCGGCCCGCCTGGCGAGATCGCCGCCGACCCGGACGATGTCGACCGCCTCCTCGCCGAAGCGCTCGCCCGCCTGCCCGTCGGCGCCGCCGCTTCGGAAGTCGCCAAGGCGACGGGTGCCGATCGCCGTGCCCTCTACCGCCGCGCCCTCGACCTCAAGGGCGCTTCGGAGCCTGACGGCGGCGACGACGGCTAG
- a CDS encoding YraN family protein gives MAPREPPSPASERIAAYRRGLRAEALAAWWLRLKGYRILARRFRTPSGEVDIVARRGGTVAFVEVKRRATLDEALIAVTPRTRRRMEAAVRLWLARHPAHAALTLRFDIIALAPGRLPHHLVSAFAEGE, from the coding sequence ATGGCGCCGCGCGAACCTCCCTCCCCGGCTTCGGAGCGCATCGCTGCCTACCGGCGCGGGCTGCGGGCCGAGGCGCTCGCGGCGTGGTGGCTTCGCCTCAAGGGCTACCGCATTCTCGCCCGGCGGTTTCGCACCCCCTCCGGCGAGGTTGATATCGTGGCGCGGCGCGGCGGCACGGTCGCCTTCGTCGAAGTGAAGCGGCGCGCGACGCTCGATGAGGCGCTGATCGCCGTCACGCCCCGCACCCGACGCCGGATGGAAGCGGCCGTGCGGCTTTGGCTCGCTCGGCATCCAGCCCACGCTGCGCTGACGCTCCGGTTCGACATCATCGCGCTCGCGCCCGGCCGGCTGCCCCACCATCTCGTCTCGGCATTCGCCGAAGGCGAATAG
- the gshB gene encoding glutathione synthase, whose translation MPLKVAFQMDHISTLKIAGDSGFALMLEAQARGHTLYHFTPDRLAMRDGEVFVNAEPVTVRDVAGDHFTLGERERLKVADLDVVFMRQDPPFDLAYITATHLLERVHPKTLVVNDPASVRNAPEKLFVTLFPELMPPTLITRDRGEIDAFRREFGDIVMKPLYGHGGSSVFRLTKDDLNYGSLYDLFAVTFREPWVIQQFIPGVKHGDKRIILIDGEFAGAVNRVPAPDDLRSNMVRGGAAKATELTEREREIIARIGPELSSRGLLLVGIDVIDGRLTEINVTAPTGLRAIKRLGGPDGAAILWDRIETLRG comes from the coding sequence ATGCCGCTCAAGGTCGCCTTCCAGATGGACCACATCTCCACGCTGAAGATCGCGGGGGATTCCGGGTTCGCGCTGATGCTGGAGGCCCAGGCCCGCGGCCACACGCTCTATCACTTCACGCCGGACCGGCTGGCGATGCGCGACGGCGAGGTGTTCGTCAACGCCGAGCCGGTGACGGTGCGCGACGTCGCCGGCGATCATTTCACCCTCGGCGAGCGCGAGCGGCTCAAGGTCGCCGACCTCGACGTCGTGTTCATGCGCCAGGATCCGCCGTTCGACCTCGCCTACATCACCGCGACGCACCTGCTCGAGCGCGTGCATCCGAAGACGCTGGTGGTGAACGACCCGGCTTCGGTTCGCAACGCGCCCGAGAAGCTGTTCGTCACGCTGTTTCCGGAGCTGATGCCGCCGACGCTCATCACCCGCGACCGCGGCGAGATCGACGCGTTCCGCCGCGAGTTCGGCGACATCGTCATGAAGCCGCTCTACGGCCACGGCGGATCGTCGGTGTTCCGCCTGACGAAGGACGACCTCAACTACGGCTCGCTCTATGACCTGTTCGCGGTCACCTTCCGCGAGCCGTGGGTGATCCAGCAGTTCATTCCCGGCGTGAAGCACGGCGACAAGCGCATCATCCTGATCGACGGCGAATTCGCCGGCGCGGTCAACCGGGTGCCGGCGCCGGACGATCTGCGCTCCAACATGGTGCGCGGCGGCGCGGCCAAGGCCACGGAACTGACGGAGCGCGAACGCGAGATCATCGCCCGCATCGGGCCGGAGCTTTCCAGCCGCGGCCTCCTGCTCGTCGGCATCGACGTCATCGATGGCCGCCTGACCGAGATCAATGTCACCGCGCCGACCGGCCTGCGCGCGATCAAGCGCCTCGGCGGCCCGGACGGCGCCGCCATCCTGTGGGACAGGATCGAGACGCTGCGCGGGTGA
- a CDS encoding GNAT family N-acetyltransferase gives MAGGAFEIVLTDAPDPAARDVIVGGIVAFNTARMGPSGSRPLAVLLRQTDGTVAGGLWGRTSYGWLYVELLFVPEEARGTGLGRHLMGRAEAEALERGCIGVWVDTFGEANAAFYGRLGYTRFGAIEDHPPGSTHIFLKKVLPGG, from the coding sequence ATGGCGGGCGGCGCCTTCGAAATCGTGCTGACCGACGCCCCGGATCCGGCGGCGCGCGACGTCATCGTCGGCGGGATCGTCGCCTTCAACACCGCGCGGATGGGGCCGTCCGGCTCAAGGCCGCTCGCGGTGCTGCTGCGGCAGACGGACGGCACGGTCGCCGGCGGGCTGTGGGGGCGCACCAGCTATGGCTGGCTCTATGTCGAGCTCTTGTTCGTGCCGGAGGAGGCGCGCGGAACCGGTCTCGGCCGGCACCTCATGGGCCGCGCCGAAGCGGAGGCGCTTGAGCGCGGCTGCATCGGCGTGTGGGTCGACACCTTCGGCGAGGCGAACGCCGCGTTCTATGGGCGGCTCGGCTACACGCGGTTCGGCGCCATCGAGGATCATCCGCCGGGCAGCACGCACATCTTCCTGAAGAAGGTGCTGCCCGGCGGATAG
- the leuB gene encoding 3-isopropylmalate dehydrogenase — MATHKILLLPGDGIGTEIAAAARKVIAWFDSRAGGVFEIEEDVVGGAAYDAHGVAITDAAMDLAQASDAVLFGAVGGPKWASVPYEVRPEAGLLRLRKDLGLFANLRPAICYPALADASSLKREVVEGLDILIVRELTGGVYFGEPKEIRDLGNGQKRGIDTQVYDTYEIERIARVAFDLARTRSNKVSSSEKHNVMKSGVLWKEVVTAVHAREYGDVALDHILADNCGMQLVRWPKQFDVIVCDNLFGDMLSDVAAMLTGSLGMLPSAALGATDPATGKRKAMYEPVHGSAPDIAGTGAANPIAMIASFAMALRYSFGMVDEANLLDKAIAAALDTGARTRDIGGGDNSVGTEAMTATILAALDRLSA; from the coding sequence ATGGCGACCCACAAGATCCTGCTCCTGCCGGGCGACGGCATCGGCACCGAAATCGCGGCGGCGGCCCGCAAGGTGATCGCGTGGTTCGACAGCCGCGCCGGCGGCGTGTTCGAGATCGAGGAAGACGTCGTCGGGGGCGCGGCCTACGACGCCCACGGCGTTGCCATCACCGACGCGGCGATGGACCTGGCGCAGGCCTCCGACGCGGTGCTGTTCGGCGCCGTCGGCGGGCCGAAGTGGGCGAGCGTTCCCTACGAGGTGCGTCCCGAGGCGGGCCTGCTGCGGCTGCGCAAGGATCTCGGCCTGTTCGCCAACTTGCGCCCGGCGATCTGCTATCCCGCGCTCGCCGACGCCTCGTCGCTGAAGCGCGAGGTGGTCGAGGGCCTCGACATCCTGATCGTGCGCGAGCTGACCGGCGGCGTCTATTTCGGCGAGCCGAAGGAAATCCGCGATCTCGGCAACGGCCAGAAGCGCGGCATCGACACCCAGGTCTACGATACCTACGAGATTGAGCGCATCGCCCGCGTCGCCTTCGACCTTGCCCGCACGCGCTCCAACAAGGTGTCGTCGTCGGAAAAGCACAACGTCATGAAGTCCGGCGTCCTCTGGAAGGAAGTCGTGACCGCCGTGCACGCCCGTGAATATGGCGACGTGGCGCTCGACCACATCCTGGCCGACAATTGCGGCATGCAGCTGGTGCGCTGGCCGAAGCAGTTCGACGTCATCGTCTGCGACAACCTGTTCGGCGACATGCTGTCCGACGTGGCGGCGATGCTGACAGGCTCGCTCGGCATGCTGCCGTCGGCCGCCCTCGGCGCGACCGACCCGGCGACCGGCAAGCGCAAGGCGATGTATGAGCCGGTGCACGGCTCCGCCCCCGACATCGCCGGCACGGGCGCCGCCAACCCGATCGCCATGATCGCCTCGTTCGCGATGGCGCTGCGCTATTCGTTCGGCATGGTCGACGAGGCCAACCTGCTCGACAAGGCGATCGCCGCCGCGCTCGACACCGGCGCCCGCACCCGCGACATCGGCGGCGGCGACAACTCGGTCGGCACCGAGGCCATGACGGCGACCATCCTCGCCGCGCTGGACCGCCTGTCGGCCTGA
- a CDS encoding J domain-containing protein produces MNLDSKIFDRIRIRPNEKRRESERFPRCDWEGCDQPGTHRAPMGRDREGQYLHFCLDHVRLYNKSYNYFAGMSDEAVAAYQKDAATGHRPTWNVGVNAFTAGPGAPEAAAARMSARGRRSGAGTSGPGWTAETHDPFDLFGVRRPTAAPRPETRRALTAMETRAFELFDLEPDAGRERIKARYKELVKRHHPDANGGDRSSEEHLRHVIQAYGVLKNGGFC; encoded by the coding sequence ATGAACCTAGACTCGAAGATCTTCGATCGAATCCGCATTCGCCCGAACGAGAAGCGCCGCGAGAGCGAGCGTTTCCCGCGGTGCGATTGGGAGGGTTGCGATCAACCCGGCACTCATCGGGCGCCCATGGGGCGAGACCGCGAGGGCCAATATCTGCATTTCTGCCTTGACCACGTACGATTGTACAACAAGTCCTACAACTACTTTGCCGGCATGAGCGACGAGGCCGTGGCGGCCTACCAGAAGGATGCCGCGACAGGGCACCGCCCGACCTGGAACGTGGGGGTGAACGCCTTCACCGCCGGCCCCGGCGCGCCGGAAGCCGCCGCCGCGCGCATGAGCGCCCGTGGCCGGCGCTCGGGCGCGGGCACGAGCGGTCCCGGCTGGACGGCGGAAACCCACGATCCGTTCGACCTGTTCGGCGTCAGGCGGCCCACCGCTGCGCCGCGGCCGGAGACGCGCCGGGCCCTCACGGCGATGGAGACCCGGGCGTTCGAGCTGTTCGACCTCGAACCGGATGCCGGGCGCGAGCGCATCAAGGCGCGCTACAAGGAACTCGTAAAACGCCACCACCCGGATGCGAACGGCGGCGACCGGTCGTCGGAAGAGCACCTGCGGCACGTGATCCAGGCCTATGGCGTGCTGAAGAACGGGGGGTTCTGCTGA
- the cobS gene encoding cobaltochelatase subunit CobS, protein MTAPALEAAAVATKTSAAPSGLPDKTVAVREVFGLDTDLEVPAFSEPNEYVPDFDPDYLFDRTTTLAILAGFAHNRRVMVTGYHGTGKSTHIEQVAARLNWPCVRVNLDSHISRIDLVGKDAIVLKDGKQITEFRDGILPWALQTNTALVFDEYDAGRPDVMFVIQRVLEQSGRLTLLDQNRVIRPHPAFRLFATANTVGLGDTSGLYHGTQQINQGQMDRWSIVTVLNYLPHDRETDIVLAKSPAFRKDDKGRETVSRMVRLADMTRNAFMNGDLSTVMSPRTVITWAENASIFGDVGFAFRLTFLNKCDETERPLVAEFYQRCFGAELPESAANVVMS, encoded by the coding sequence ATGACCGCTCCCGCCCTTGAGGCCGCCGCCGTGGCGACCAAGACATCCGCCGCCCCGAGTGGCCTGCCCGACAAGACGGTCGCCGTTCGAGAGGTGTTCGGCCTCGACACCGATCTCGAAGTGCCGGCCTTTTCCGAGCCGAACGAGTATGTGCCGGACTTCGATCCGGACTATCTGTTCGACCGCACCACCACGCTCGCCATTCTCGCCGGCTTCGCCCACAATCGCCGCGTGATGGTGACCGGCTATCACGGCACCGGAAAGTCGACCCATATCGAACAGGTCGCGGCCCGGCTCAACTGGCCTTGCGTGCGCGTCAATCTCGATAGCCACATCAGCCGTATCGATCTCGTCGGCAAGGACGCGATCGTGCTGAAGGACGGCAAGCAGATCACGGAGTTCCGCGACGGCATCCTGCCGTGGGCGCTCCAGACCAACACCGCGCTCGTGTTCGACGAATACGATGCCGGCCGGCCGGACGTGATGTTCGTCATCCAGCGCGTGCTGGAGCAGTCCGGCCGCCTGACGCTTCTGGACCAGAACCGCGTGATCCGCCCGCACCCGGCGTTCCGCCTGTTCGCCACGGCGAACACGGTCGGCCTCGGCGACACCTCGGGCCTCTATCATGGCACCCAGCAGATCAATCAGGGCCAGATGGACCGCTGGTCGATCGTGACCGTGCTGAACTACCTGCCTCATGACCGCGAGACCGACATCGTGCTCGCCAAGTCGCCGGCCTTCCGCAAGGACGACAAGGGCCGCGAGACGGTGTCGCGCATGGTCCGCCTCGCCGACATGACCCGCAACGCCTTCATGAACGGCGATCTGTCGACCGTCATGAGCCCGCGCACGGTCATCACCTGGGCCGAAAATGCGTCGATCTTCGGCGATGTCGGCTTCGCGTTCCGGCTGACATTCCTCAACAAGTGCGACGAGACCGAGCGTCCGCTCGTGGCGGAATTCTACCAGCGCTGCTTCGGTGCGGAGCTGCCGGAATCCGCCGCCAACGTCGTGATGAGCTGA
- the cobT gene encoding cobaltochelatase subunit CobT: protein MRPSKDQAPTEPFKRAVTGAMRAISRDAELEVNFAAERPGLVGHTARLPEPPRRPTRHDLAITRGIGDAMALRIACHDAKLHRSLSPEGRDARAVFDAVEQARCEAVGSRRMAGVAENLTAMLKDRYHRGNYADITDRADAPIEDALALLVRERLTGAAPPDEARRLVDLWRPWIEEKAGGDLDRLLSSIDDQKRFAAGIRDLLVSLDMAEEAQGEPEESEETSESQEDSEGEGEESEQQGGEAETSESTAAEEAEAGSVEEDAGESESSETMERELSEEDADDSTDAGDTPRNDYPFSNRRPEVEYKVFTTKFDETVKAEDLCDSAELDRLRGFLDKQISHLQGVVARLANRLQRRLMAKQNRSWQFDQEEGWLDTARLTRVVIDPMQPLAFKHELDTAFRDTVVTLLLDNSGSMRGRPITVAATCADILARTLERCGVKVEILGFTTRAWKGGQSREAWLQAGKPVNPGRLNDLRHIIYKAADAPWRRARRNLGLMMREGLLKENIDGEALAWAHTRLLARPESRRILMMISDGAPVDDSTLSVNAGNYLEKHLRAVIEEIETQSPVELIAIGIGHDVTRYYRRAVTIVDADELAGAMTDQLAALFDDDAGDRRGSGRAGTGRSSGRAVPGRAPARRRA from the coding sequence ATGCGCCCGTCGAAGGACCAGGCCCCGACAGAACCGTTCAAGCGCGCCGTCACCGGCGCGATGCGCGCGATCTCCCGCGACGCCGAGCTTGAGGTGAACTTCGCCGCCGAGCGGCCGGGGCTCGTCGGGCACACGGCCCGCCTGCCCGAGCCGCCGCGGCGGCCGACGCGGCACGACCTCGCCATCACGCGCGGCATCGGCGACGCCATGGCGCTGCGCATCGCCTGCCATGACGCCAAGCTGCACCGTTCGCTCAGCCCCGAGGGCCGCGATGCCCGCGCGGTGTTCGATGCCGTCGAGCAGGCGCGCTGCGAGGCCGTAGGCTCCCGCCGCATGGCGGGCGTCGCCGAGAACCTCACGGCGATGCTCAAGGACCGCTATCACCGCGGCAACTATGCCGACATCACCGACCGCGCCGATGCGCCGATCGAGGATGCGCTGGCGCTGTTGGTGCGCGAGCGGCTGACCGGCGCCGCGCCTCCCGACGAGGCGCGCCGCCTCGTCGACCTGTGGCGGCCGTGGATCGAGGAGAAGGCGGGCGGCGATCTCGACCGGCTCTTGTCGTCCATCGACGACCAGAAGCGCTTCGCCGCCGGCATCCGGGATCTTCTCGTCTCGCTCGACATGGCGGAGGAAGCCCAGGGCGAGCCGGAGGAGAGCGAGGAGACCTCCGAGAGCCAGGAGGATTCCGAGGGAGAGGGCGAAGAGAGCGAGCAGCAGGGCGGCGAGGCTGAGACGAGCGAATCCACCGCCGCCGAGGAAGCCGAGGCCGGCTCGGTCGAGGAGGATGCCGGCGAATCGGAATCGAGCGAGACGATGGAGCGTGAGCTGTCGGAGGAGGATGCCGACGACAGCACCGATGCCGGCGACACGCCGCGCAACGACTATCCGTTCTCGAACCGGCGCCCGGAGGTCGAATACAAGGTCTTCACCACCAAGTTTGACGAGACGGTGAAGGCCGAGGACCTGTGCGACAGCGCCGAACTCGACCGGCTGCGCGGCTTCCTCGACAAGCAGATCTCGCATCTCCAGGGCGTCGTGGCGCGTCTCGCCAACCGGCTGCAGCGCCGGCTGATGGCCAAGCAGAACCGCTCCTGGCAGTTCGACCAGGAAGAAGGCTGGCTCGATACCGCGCGCCTGACCCGCGTCGTGATCGATCCGATGCAGCCGCTCGCCTTCAAGCACGAACTCGACACCGCCTTCCGCGATACCGTCGTGACGCTGCTGCTCGACAATTCCGGCTCGATGCGCGGCCGGCCGATCACGGTCGCGGCGACCTGCGCCGACATTCTGGCCCGCACGCTGGAGCGCTGCGGCGTGAAGGTCGAGATCCTCGGCTTCACCACGCGGGCCTGGAAGGGCGGGCAGTCGCGTGAGGCCTGGCTGCAGGCCGGCAAGCCGGTCAATCCCGGCCGCCTCAACGACCTCAGGCACATCATCTACAAGGCCGCCGACGCGCCATGGCGCCGGGCACGGCGCAATCTCGGCCTGATGATGCGCGAGGGGCTCCTGAAGGAGAACATCGACGGCGAGGCACTGGCCTGGGCGCACACCCGGCTCCTGGCGCGGCCGGAATCGCGCCGCATCCTGATGATGATCTCCGACGGCGCGCCGGTCGATGATTCCACGCTGTCGGTCAATGCCGGCAACTATCTCGAAAAGCACCTTCGGGCCGTCATCGAGGAAATCGAGACCCAGTCGCCGGTGGAGCTGATCGCCATCGGCATCGGCCACGACGTGACCCGGTACTACCGCCGCGCCGTGACCATCGTCGATGCCGACGAACTGGCCGGCGCGATGACCGACCAGCTCGCCGCGCTGTTCGACGACGATGCCGGCGACCGCCGCGGCTCCGGCCGCGCCGGGACGGGCCGCAGTTCCGGCCGTGCTGTGCCGGGCCGCGCCCCGGCCCGGCGGCGCGCCTAA